Proteins co-encoded in one Hyla sarda isolate aHylSar1 chromosome 4, aHylSar1.hap1, whole genome shotgun sequence genomic window:
- the LOC130267484 gene encoding protein piccolo-like yields the protein MAKRRRKDRRGDRIKVRMSDGANHPNEDPSIQVEEKSFDYKDSTSGVLGETNDPMSSPDGSNTRMICSVKGASGAQSPTADNTDTYRGSAPNPNKNREKFSENLKAKEEEQTQRKNVPFPTMEEEDEEPRYSEDILQKAMELCGLQNEGGIPQTQALDLSLALSEDLKLPETFFTLPTEIQTPPQYFPSYGRTLVPIKQEPIPLQYLPSYTPAQIEPDQTHQYFPSYGRTPAQIEQDQTHQYFPSYGSTPAQIEQDQTHQYFPSYGRTPAQIEPDQTHQYFPSYGRTPAQIEPDQTHQYFPSYGRTPAQIEQDQTHQYFPSYRRTPAQIEPDQTHQYFSSYGRTPAQIEPDQTHQYFSSYGRTPAQIEQDQTHQYLSSYGRTPAQIEQEPTQFQYLPSFGSTPVPEQQDPAYLQYLPSFGSTPVPEQQDPAYLQYLPSFGSTPVPEQQDPAYLQYLPSFGSTPVPEQQDPAYLQYLPSFGRMPLVKLNTEEVSFTLPPSESGKPYDPCGYNKSGNPKRPMNAYMIWARIHRSALAKANPTASNASITLYLGWVWRKLTEEQKRPYYDEAQKLKAKQLEMFPGEAVKLPTSASNTASTPPKPPSIPSEMEMDTKQFLEAYHPSSVQSSEQLCEPLETPCLPDDLHYPIVQNRPPDLIPPPPTLPCPLVYSGYFGYPLQFAFQQPLFLPRTHFFLSPK from the exons ATGGCGAAGAGGCGCCGTAAGGACAGGCGTGGGGATAGGATTAAAGTGAGGATGTCAGATGGGGCTAACCATCCAAATGAGGACCCTTCCATTCAGGTAGAGGAGAAGTCTTTTGACTATAAGGACAGTACCAGTGGAGTTTTGGGGGAAACCAATGACCCAATGTCCAGTCCCGATGGAAGCAATACAAGGATGATCTGTTCTGTAAAAGGGGCCTCAGGAGCCCAAAGTCCTACAGCAGATAATACTGATACATACAGAGGATCTGCACCAAATcctaacaaaaatagagaaaaattcAGTGAAAACCTGAAGGCAAAAGAGGAAGAGCAAACCCAAAGGAAAAACGTTCCCTTTCCTACTATGGAGGAAGAAGACGAGGAACCTAGATATAGTGAAGACATCCTCCAAAAAGCAATGGAGTTATGTGGCCTACAAAATGAGGGCGGGATCCCTCAAACACAAGCCCTTGATCTTTCCTTGGCCCTTTCTGAAGACTTGAAGCTTCCCGAGACGTTCTTCACTCTTCCTACTGAGATCCAAACGCCTCCTCAGTATTTTCCATCTTATGGGAGGACACTGGTGCCGATAAAGCAGGAACCAATTCCCCTTCAGTATTTACCATCTTATACACCAGCTCAAATAGAACCGGACCAAACTCACCAGTATTTTCCATCTTATGGTAGGACACCGGCTCAAATAGAACAGGACCAAACTCACCAATATTTTCCATCTTATGGGAGTACACCGGCTCAAATAGAACAGGACCAAACTCACCAGTATTTTCCATCTTATGGGAGGACACCGGCTCAAATAGAGCCGGACCAAACTCACCAGTATTTTCCATCTTATGGGAGGACACCAGCTCAGATAGAACCGGACCAAACTCACCAGTATTTTCCATCTTATGGGAGGACACCGGCTCAAATAGAACAGGACCAAACTCACCAGTATTTTCCATCTTATAGAAGGACACCAGCTCAGATAGAACCGGACCAAACTCACCAGTATTTTTCATCTTATGGGAGGACACCGGCTCAGATAGAACCGGACCAAACTCACCAGTATTTTTCATCTTATGGGAGGACACCAGCTCAAATAGAACAGGACCAAACTCACCAGTATCTTTCATCTTATGGGAGGACACCGGCTCAAATAGAGCAGGAACCAACTCAGTTTCAGTATTTACCATCTTTTGGGAGCACACCGGTTCCAGAACAGCAGGACCCAGCTTACTTACAGTATTTACCATCTTTTGGGAGCACACCGGTTCCAGAACAGCAGGACCCAGCTTACTTACAGTATTTACCTTCTTTTGGGAGCACACCGGTTCCGGAACAGCAGGACCCAGCTTACTTACAGTATTTACCTTCTTTTGGGAGCACACCGGTTCCGGAACAGCAGGACCCAGCTTACTTACAGTATTTACCATCTTTTGGAAGGATGCCGCTTGTGAAGCTCAATACAGAAGAAGTCTCCTTTACACTACCTCCATCAGAGTCGG GAAAACCCTACGACCCATGTGGATATAACAAAAGTGGTAACCCAAAAAGGCCAATGAATGCTTACATGATATGGGCACGAATTCACCGTTCAGCACTGGCAAAAGCCAACCCTACAGCCAGTAATGCCAGCATCACCCTCTATTTAGGTTGGGTATGGAGAAAATTAACTGAGGAACAGAAGAGACCGTATTACGACGAGGCCCAGAAACTGAAAGCGAAACAACTTGAAATGTTCCCAG gtGAAGCTGTTAAATTGCCTACTTCTGCCAGCAATACTGCATCCACCCCACCAAAGCCGCCCAGCATACCTTCAGAGATGGAAATGGATACAAAGCAATTCCTGGAAGCATATCACCCCAGTTCCGTCCAGTCGTCAGAACAGTTGTGTGAACCTCTGGAAACACCTTGCCTGCCTGATGATCTACATTATCCCATAGTGCAGAATAGGCCACCTGACTTGATACCACCACCTCCTACTCTACCgtgccctcttgtgtactcaggTTACTTTGGATATCCTCTACAATTTGCTTTCCAACAACCTCTATTCCTGCCTAGgacacatttttttctttcaccTAAATAA